The window CGGCGGCAAGTCCGCTAATTCGTTGACCTGGTACAACTGGAACGTGCATTACTGGGGCACCACGCTGCAATACAAGCTGACCGACGGCCTGACGCTCAAGGGCGGCGTGATGGAACAGAACCCGAGCGCCCCCAGCCGCAGCCACGCCTGGAGCTGGTCCACCAAGGGCAGCAAAGGCTTCCTGTTGCCGATGGAGCTGGAGCTGAAAACCCACGCCGTCAACCAGCTGCCGGGGGTGTATAACCTGGGCGTGCTGTTCACTAACGCGCGCCAGAGCGATCTCTATGAAGGGGTGTCCGGCGGGCCGGGCGCCAGCGATCCGCAGGGCTATCGCAGCCACGATCGCACCTGGTTCCTGTATACCGGTTTCAACCAGCAGGTGACGCGCCATGCGGACGACGTCAACCGCGGCCTGAGCGTGTTTTACAGCCTGGGGCTGGGGGATCAGCGCAGCAACTACCTGCACTGGTCCACCTCGACCGGCATCCGCTATCGCGGGCTGTTCGATGCGCGGCCGGACGACTGGCTGGGGCTCGGCGTCTCGGTGGTGAAACTGAGCGACCGCTACAAAGACAATCAGCGTTATCTCAATCAGATGAGCGGCATCAGCGATTATCACGATCCGAATTACCGGCCGGTGCCGGGTCACTCGGTGACGGCGGAGCTCTATTATCGCGTTAACGTCACGCCGTGGCTGCAGCTGCAGCCGGGCCTGCAATACTGGCATCACCCGGCGGGCGTCAGCGAGACGCAGGACGCCTGGGTGACGGCGTTGAAAACGGTGGTGACCTTCTGATCAGGCCGCGTCGCTCTCGCGGTAGCGCCGGCGGGCGTGCTCAAACCAGCTGGCGGGCACGTTGTGCGGCGGCTGCTGCAACCTGAGCAGCCCCTGTTCAACGATATGGCTGGCCTGGCGCCACAGCGTCGGGTCGCCTTCGGTCAGCACCTCCAGCAGGCGCTGTTTCTCGATCAGGTAGGTCTGGGCGAAGTGGCTGTCGTAGTCCAGCAGCGAGCGGGTGTTA of the Serratia marcescens subsp. marcescens ATCC 13880 genome contains:
- a CDS encoding carbohydrate porin; translated protein: MTLAALALLCSQAQAETLQTGKDVEAPTAKWEGVALGFEPPQPGLLGDMLGIRPILEDHGFHYNLGYLSQLSYNAGGGYNHDKQASYIDQFSLTFSQDLQALTGIPDAAIEGNIVNRNHDNNLTRDRLQDPRVGLTDLSQESFGGQSITRLGWLTFSRSFLDRRLQWRIGMMNKVQDFDQIIPCDFQTLTLCGGKSANSLTWYNWNVHYWGTTLQYKLTDGLTLKGGVMEQNPSAPSRSHAWSWSTKGSKGFLLPMELELKTHAVNQLPGVYNLGVLFTNARQSDLYEGVSGGPGASDPQGYRSHDRTWFLYTGFNQQVTRHADDVNRGLSVFYSLGLGDQRSNYLHWSTSTGIRYRGLFDARPDDWLGLGVSVVKLSDRYKDNQRYLNQMSGISDYHDPNYRPVPGHSVTAELYYRVNVTPWLQLQPGLQYWHHPAGVSETQDAWVTALKTVVTF